One window of the Microbulbifer sp. Q7 genome contains the following:
- the cysE gene encoding serine O-acetyltransferase — translation METAKAEVTRDLIWESIRRDVAAQVEREPILASFLHATILNHDSLEAALSFHLANKLDSAVAPALLIREVIDEALASDPSIGCAARADLAAIEQRDSACQSLYEPFLFFKGYHALQAWRVGHWLWQQNRRSLSLFVQHRISVVFGVDIHPAAQLGQGILLDHATGIVIGETAVVEDNVSIMQSVTLGGTGKESGDRHPKVRCGVLIGAGSKILGNIEIGRCSQIASGSVVLKAIPEKSLVAGVPAKVIGTASCEQPAISMDQCAISKVDQLR, via the coding sequence ATGGAAACCGCAAAGGCGGAAGTGACTCGGGACCTGATCTGGGAAAGCATCCGCCGGGATGTGGCAGCACAGGTGGAGCGGGAGCCCATTCTCGCGAGCTTCCTGCACGCCACGATTCTCAACCACGATTCCCTGGAAGCGGCACTGAGTTTTCACCTCGCCAACAAGCTCGACAGCGCGGTAGCGCCGGCGCTGCTGATCCGCGAAGTGATTGACGAGGCGCTGGCTTCTGATCCGAGTATCGGCTGTGCCGCGCGCGCGGACCTGGCGGCCATCGAACAGCGCGACAGCGCCTGCCAGTCGCTGTATGAACCCTTCCTGTTCTTCAAGGGCTACCACGCCCTGCAGGCCTGGCGGGTGGGCCACTGGCTGTGGCAACAGAACCGCCGCTCCCTGTCCCTGTTTGTGCAGCACCGCATCTCGGTGGTGTTCGGCGTGGATATTCATCCTGCGGCACAGCTGGGCCAGGGCATTCTGCTGGATCACGCCACCGGCATCGTGATCGGTGAGACCGCGGTGGTGGAAGACAACGTGTCCATCATGCAGTCGGTTACCCTCGGCGGCACCGGCAAGGAATCCGGCGACCGCCATCCGAAAGTACGCTGCGGCGTGCTGATCGGCGCCGGCAGCAAGATTCTCGGCAATATCGAAATCGGCCGCTGCTCACAGATTGCATCGGGCAGCGTGGTGTTGAAAGCCATACCGGAAAAATCCCTGGTGGCTGGCGTGCCCGCCAAAGTAATTGGCACCGCCAGCTGCGAACAGCCCGCCATCTCCATGGATCAGTGCGCCATCTCCAAGGTGGATCAATTGCGCTGA
- a CDS encoding serine/threonine protein kinase gives MTESSHPYDALTPDRVIDCVESVGLLSDARIFPLNSYENRVYQVGIDEAQPLIAKFYRPGRWSDEQINEEHQFALELEDAEIPVVAPLTFNGQTLHEAHGFRFALFPRRGGHQIELDNFEHLEQVGTMLGRIHAIGASRPFEYRNSLSLQHFAIDAREFILNGDFLPRENVEAYATTTAHIIEQIAPIFDRPWNTLRLHGDCHSGNFLWRGETPWFVDLDDCLQGPAIQDIWMLISGDRAEATAYLDTVVEGYETFYPFEPAQLQLVEPLRCLRQMHHAAWLARRWEDPAFPRAFPWFNSPRYWAEHILALREQLFALQQPPLTLGAV, from the coding sequence TTGGCCTGCTCTCGGACGCGCGTATTTTTCCCCTCAACAGCTACGAAAACCGCGTCTACCAGGTGGGTATCGACGAGGCGCAGCCGCTGATCGCAAAGTTCTATCGCCCCGGGCGTTGGAGCGACGAACAGATCAACGAGGAGCACCAGTTTGCCCTCGAGCTGGAAGACGCAGAAATCCCCGTTGTGGCGCCGCTCACGTTCAATGGCCAGACCCTGCACGAGGCCCACGGTTTCCGCTTCGCGCTGTTTCCACGCCGCGGCGGCCACCAGATTGAACTGGATAACTTCGAGCACCTGGAGCAGGTGGGCACCATGCTCGGGCGCATTCACGCCATCGGCGCCTCGCGCCCGTTCGAATACCGCAATTCACTGAGCCTGCAGCACTTTGCCATCGACGCCCGCGAATTTATTCTGAACGGTGACTTTTTACCGCGGGAGAATGTGGAGGCCTATGCCACCACCACCGCGCATATCATCGAGCAGATTGCCCCAATATTTGATCGGCCCTGGAACACCCTGCGGTTACACGGCGACTGCCACAGCGGCAACTTCCTGTGGCGCGGTGAAACGCCCTGGTTTGTGGACCTGGACGACTGCCTGCAGGGTCCGGCCATCCAGGATATCTGGATGCTGATTTCCGGTGACCGCGCCGAGGCGACCGCCTATCTGGATACCGTGGTAGAAGGCTACGAAACCTTCTACCCTTTCGAACCGGCACAATTACAACTGGTAGAACCACTGCGCTGCCTGCGACAGATGCACCACGCTGCCTGGCTGGCGCGGCGCTGGGAAGACCCGGCCTTTCCCAGGGCCTTTCCCTGGTTCAATTCGCCACGCTATTGGGCGGAACATATTCTGGCACTGAGAGAACAGCTGTTTGCCCTGCAGCAGCCGCCGCTGACGCTCGGCGCGGTATAA
- a CDS encoding GNAT family N-acetyltransferase, protein MKYSLSAKNLVCRNLENKAGYCADLLNPKQSKEITGLLRTDSGLLSSRFNRVVSNAVMQPRILQRFVVDYFAERHSPFSLWHCASKPLDDAEMEALHLKRMAPQIAVAAEVKQLAVEDSGVEGLVIRPATTAEDIIAFGDLVANMQDCPRESAQIKKFYRQLAELPEHKHSRLKLFLGEYQGTPVATGTLFSSADSLGFYDLATLPDYRGRGIGRAILLHLIGEVLHSHHKHAVALVGEDQQDIWLNAGFYAVGEVAHYEFTPERGSAHLVKEDHPSDEPGDDDRQSA, encoded by the coding sequence ATGAAATACAGTCTCAGCGCCAAAAACCTCGTGTGCCGTAACCTGGAAAACAAAGCCGGGTACTGCGCGGACCTCCTCAACCCCAAACAGAGCAAGGAGATCACCGGCCTGTTGCGCACCGACAGCGGCCTGCTGTCCTCCCGCTTCAACCGGGTGGTCAGCAACGCGGTGATGCAACCGCGTATCCTGCAGCGCTTCGTGGTCGATTATTTCGCCGAACGTCACAGCCCGTTTTCCCTGTGGCACTGCGCCAGCAAGCCATTGGACGATGCGGAGATGGAGGCGCTTCACCTGAAGCGCATGGCACCGCAGATTGCGGTGGCGGCAGAGGTAAAACAGCTGGCAGTAGAAGACAGCGGTGTAGAGGGGCTGGTCATCAGACCGGCCACCACCGCCGAAGACATTATTGCGTTTGGCGACCTGGTGGCAAACATGCAGGACTGCCCGCGGGAAAGCGCACAGATCAAAAAATTCTACCGGCAACTCGCCGAACTACCCGAGCATAAACACAGCCGCCTCAAGCTTTTCCTCGGGGAATACCAGGGCACGCCGGTCGCCACCGGCACGCTGTTTTCTTCCGCGGACTCCCTCGGTTTCTACGACCTCGCCACCCTGCCCGACTATCGTGGCCGCGGTATTGGCAGAGCGATACTGCTGCACCTGATCGGAGAAGTTCTCCACAGCCACCACAAACACGCCGTGGCCCTGGTGGGCGAAGACCAGCAGGACATCTGGCTCAATGCCGGTTTCTACGCCGTGGGGGAAGTGGCGCACTACGAATTTACCCCGGAGCGCGGTAGCGCGCATCTGGTCAAAGAAGACCACCCGAGTGATGAACCGGGCGACGACGACCGGCAGAGTGCCTGA